A DNA window from Elephas maximus indicus isolate mEleMax1 chromosome 17, mEleMax1 primary haplotype, whole genome shotgun sequence contains the following coding sequences:
- the LOC126060883 gene encoding olfactory receptor 143-like has product MAMKNDSSVIEFILMGLTDQPKLQLPLFFLLSLNCVVTVMGNLSLINLICLNSHLHTPMYFFLFNLSFIDLCYSFVITPKMLMSFISERNIISFTGCMTQLFFYCFFVSSECYVLTAMAYDRYVAICKPLLYTVTMSTKFCSLLMSGSYMMGCAGAMVHTGCMIKLIFCDSNIINHYMCDIFPLLQLSCSSTYANELVVSIIVVTVISASSPIIFVSYALILFNILHMSSPKGWSKAFSTCGSHIITVGLFFGFGMLTHVKPSSSGFVEQGKFFSVFYTNVVPMLNPLIYSLRNKDVRLALKKTVKRITN; this is encoded by the coding sequence ATGGCTATGAAAAATGACTCTTCAGTGATTGAGTTTATCCTTATGGGATTAACAGACCAACCTAAGCTCCAGCtgcccctgttttttctgttgtcaTTGAACTGTGTGGTCACTGTCATGGGGAATTTAAGTTTAATTAACCTGATTTGCCTGAATTCTCACCTTCatacccccatgtactttttcctcttcaatctgtcctTCATTGACCTCTGCTATTCATTTGTCATTACTCCCAAAATGCTGATGAGCTTTATTTCAGAGAGGAATATAATCTCCTTTACAGGATGCATGACTCAGCTATTTTTCTACTgcttctttgtcagctctgagtGCTATGTGTTGACAgccatggcctatgatcgctatgtggctATCTGCAAGCCCCTGCTGTACACAGTCACCATGTCCACTAAAttctgttccctgttgatgtctGGTTCATACATGATGGGGTGTGCTGGTGCAATGGTACACACTGGATGTATGATCAAGTTGATCTTTTGTGATTCCAACATCATCAACCATTACATGTGTGACATCTTCCCCCTCCTCCAGCTCTCCTGCAGCAGCACCTATGCCAATGAGCTTGTGGTTTCCATTATTGTAGTCACTGTTATCTCAGCATCTAGCCCCATTATCTTTGTCTCTTATGCTTTGATTCTTTTCAATATCCTTCACATGTCATCTCCTAAGGGTTGGTCCAAAGCCTTTAGCACCTGTGGCTCCCACATAATAACTGTTGGTCTATTCTTTGGATTTGGAATGCTCACTCATGTCAAACCATCATCTTCTGGGTTTGTGGAGCAGGGAAAATTTTTCTCAGTGTTTTACACCAATGTGGTGCCCATGCTGAATCCCCTCATCTATAGCCTCAGAAACAAGGATGTCAGACTTGCTCTGAAGAAAACTGTGAAGAGAATTACAAACTGA